Proteins encoded in a region of the Candidatus Caldatribacterium sp. genome:
- the secG gene encoding preprotein translocase subunit SecG, whose amino-acid sequence MEAWMVVQIVISVLLILVVVLQPRKSGVGGGIFGGMTRADRSAKFKALPILSKLTVVLGVALMVLSLAFSLLLAR is encoded by the coding sequence ATGGAAGCGTGGATGGTTGTTCAGATTGTGATTTCGGTGCTCCTCATTCTTGTGGTTGTGCTGCAGCCTCGAAAGTCCGGCGTTGGTGGAGGGATTTTCGGAGGCATGACTCGAGCAGACCGGAGTGCTAAGTTTAAAGCCCTCCCAATACTCAGCAAACTCACCGTTGTCCTTGGGGTGGCACTCATGGTTTTGTCTCTTGCCTTTTCCCTCCTCCTTGCTCGGTAG